A genome region from Vibrio tapetis subsp. tapetis includes the following:
- a CDS encoding YeaH/YhbH family protein, whose translation MAQFIDRRLNGKNKSTVNRQRFLRRHKEKIKESVSDAVNRRSITNTDTGEDIAIPSKDINEPAFHQGQGGVKDRVHPGNDQFSPGDKVERPKGGGQGSGAGEGDASPDGEGEDEFVFQISKDEYLDILFEDLELPNLQKNQVNKITEWKTHRSGFQTAGIPANISVVRSLQQSLARRTAMTSGKRRMLKELEAELSRIENEEPAKPLIENEIKGEIEKLRQKIKSVPFIDTFDLRFKNYEKRPIPSSQAVMFCLMDVSGSMDQATKDIAKRFYVLLYLFLTRTYENVEVVFIRHHTQAKEVDEHEFFYSQETGGTIVSSALKLMNDIVADRYPRNEWNIYAAQASDGDNWADDSPKCKELLVNQLLPTCQYYSYIEITRRSHQTLWHEYEKLQETFDNFAMKNIKTVDDIFPVFRELFHKETA comes from the coding sequence ATGGCGCAATTTATTGACCGTAGGCTCAATGGCAAAAACAAAAGCACTGTTAACCGACAGCGTTTTCTAAGACGCCACAAAGAGAAGATTAAAGAATCGGTATCTGATGCCGTCAATCGCCGTTCCATCACCAATACCGATACCGGCGAAGACATCGCTATCCCGAGTAAAGACATCAACGAACCTGCTTTTCATCAGGGGCAAGGGGGTGTCAAAGACCGAGTCCACCCTGGTAACGACCAGTTCTCTCCTGGTGATAAGGTTGAGCGCCCTAAAGGTGGAGGACAAGGCTCTGGAGCGGGAGAAGGCGATGCTAGCCCAGACGGCGAAGGCGAAGATGAATTCGTATTTCAGATTTCCAAAGATGAATACTTAGATATTTTATTTGAAGATCTAGAGCTACCCAATCTTCAAAAAAACCAAGTCAACAAGATTACAGAATGGAAAACTCACCGTTCCGGTTTTCAAACCGCGGGTATTCCCGCCAACATCTCTGTGGTGCGATCACTTCAACAATCCCTAGCAAGGCGAACCGCCATGACGTCTGGTAAACGTCGAATGCTAAAGGAATTAGAAGCTGAGCTAAGCCGGATTGAAAATGAAGAACCAGCAAAACCACTTATCGAAAATGAAATTAAAGGCGAGATAGAAAAATTACGCCAGAAAATCAAAAGTGTGCCATTTATAGATACATTTGATTTGCGCTTTAAGAATTACGAAAAACGCCCTATCCCATCCAGTCAGGCTGTCATGTTCTGCTTGATGGATGTGTCTGGTTCAATGGATCAAGCCACTAAGGATATCGCAAAACGCTTTTACGTACTGTTGTATTTGTTCTTGACCCGCACCTATGAAAACGTAGAAGTTGTGTTTATTCGACACCACACGCAAGCCAAAGAAGTCGATGAACATGAGTTTTTCTACTCGCAAGAAACCGGCGGAACGATTGTTTCAAGTGCGCTAAAGCTGATGAATGACATCGTTGCCGATAGATACCCAAGAAATGAATGGAATATATACGCAGCTCAAGCTTCCGACGGAGACAATTGGGCAGATGATTCCCCTAAATGTAAAGAGCTTTTGGTCAATCAACTGTTACCAACGTGCCAGTACTATTCGTACATAGAGATAACACGACGTAGCCATCAGACGTTATGGCATGAATACGAGAAGCTACAAGAGACGTTCGACAATTTCGCCATGAAAAACATAAAAACTGTGGATGATATTTTCCCTGTCTTTAGGGAACTGTTTCATAAAGAGACAGCATAG
- the pflA gene encoding pyruvate formate lyase 1-activating protein yields MSTTGRIHSFESCGTVDGPGIRFIVFLQGCLMRCKYCHNRDTWDTHDGKEITVEEIINESKSYKHFMRASGGGITCSGGEALLQPEFVRDFFKAAQAEGMHTCLDTNGHVRKHTEVIDEILEASDLVMLDIKHMQDEIHQDLVGVSNKRTLDFARYLHKIGQKTWIRYVVVPGYTDDEESAHLLGEFIKDMDNIEKIELLPYHKLGAHKWEALGYDYPLDGVNPPEKETMDKIKSILEQYNDNVKY; encoded by the coding sequence ATGTCTACAACTGGTCGTATTCATTCTTTCGAATCATGTGGCACCGTCGATGGCCCGGGAATTCGTTTTATTGTGTTTTTGCAAGGTTGCCTAATGCGCTGCAAATACTGTCATAATCGTGATACTTGGGATACTCATGATGGCAAAGAAATCACAGTAGAAGAAATCATTAATGAGTCTAAGTCATACAAACACTTCATGCGTGCATCAGGTGGCGGTATTACATGCTCAGGTGGTGAAGCATTACTACAACCAGAGTTTGTGCGTGACTTTTTTAAAGCCGCCCAAGCTGAAGGCATGCATACTTGTTTGGATACTAACGGGCACGTTCGTAAGCATACTGAGGTCATTGATGAAATCTTAGAAGCATCAGACTTGGTCATGCTGGATATCAAACATATGCAAGACGAAATTCACCAAGACTTGGTTGGTGTATCAAACAAGCGTACTCTGGATTTCGCTCGCTACTTACATAAAATCGGCCAAAAAACTTGGATTCGTTACGTCGTCGTTCCTGGCTATACTGACGATGAAGAGTCTGCACACCTACTCGGTGAATTTATTAAAGATATGGATAACATCGAAAAGATAGAGCTCCTGCCTTACCATAAATTGGGCGCACATAAATGGGAAGCTTTGGGCTACGATTATCCTCTCGATGGAGTCAATCCACCGGAAAAAGAAACCATGGATAAGATCAAATCCATTCTTGAACAATACAACGATAACGTAAAGTACTAA
- a CDS encoding ABC transporter substrate-binding protein produces MLHQKDWYNVVLRLSKFSLCFLMLLFAGNVSAKEKIVAVSYVSTPFNLQMILMKQLGLLEREFSKHHAEVEWVEDNRLTDQMGAVSEGTLDIASSVSAVSMLMALDDNPTAKIILNVARPQYVMALVTRAEFQGEVCSLKAKRVAGPTSSVFEHMLVAQLNKVGLNDSDVDLVAMPEEQALIALMNSEVDAALLSAANLAKAKSLGARVLSCSKGRFNPMQLSVTSSEFAQEHAELIDAYITAHKKAMTFILQHEPVALAIGAKEQGISVEQATLLYRSSGLATGFNSVDKTLLRNDQKFLLQHDLIKQQVDLPSLFLESTPRGDEF; encoded by the coding sequence ATGCTTCATCAAAAGGATTGGTACAACGTGGTATTGCGGTTATCTAAGTTTTCATTGTGTTTTTTGATGTTGTTATTCGCTGGCAATGTATCTGCAAAAGAAAAGATCGTAGCAGTCAGTTATGTCTCGACTCCATTTAACCTGCAAATGATCTTAATGAAACAGTTAGGCTTGCTAGAAAGAGAGTTTTCTAAGCATCACGCAGAAGTGGAGTGGGTTGAAGATAATAGGCTGACCGACCAAATGGGAGCGGTTAGCGAAGGAACTTTGGATATTGCAAGCTCCGTCAGTGCCGTTTCAATGTTAATGGCACTAGACGATAACCCAACGGCCAAGATAATTTTAAATGTGGCACGGCCTCAATATGTAATGGCATTGGTTACTCGCGCTGAATTTCAAGGAGAGGTATGTAGCCTGAAGGCCAAAAGAGTGGCTGGGCCGACTTCTTCTGTGTTCGAGCATATGCTGGTGGCACAATTGAATAAGGTTGGCCTAAATGATTCAGACGTAGACCTGGTTGCTATGCCAGAAGAGCAAGCGCTAATCGCATTGATGAACAGTGAGGTCGATGCGGCTCTTCTTTCTGCTGCCAACTTGGCTAAGGCAAAGTCATTGGGTGCTAGGGTATTATCGTGCTCCAAGGGGCGTTTTAACCCGATGCAACTGAGCGTGACGAGCAGTGAGTTTGCTCAGGAGCATGCGGAACTGATAGACGCATATATCACGGCTCACAAAAAAGCCATGACGTTTATTTTACAGCATGAGCCAGTTGCATTAGCCATTGGAGCTAAAGAGCAAGGGATCAGTGTTGAGCAGGCGACGTTGCTATATAGGAGCTCTGGCTTGGCAACCGGCTTTAATTCTGTCGATAAGACGCTCTTGAGAAATGACCAAAAATTTTTACTGCAGCATGATCTTATTAAACAACAGGTAGATCTCCCAAGCTTGTTTTTAGAAAGCACTCCGAGAGGTGATGAGTTTTAA
- a CDS encoding glycosyltransferase family 2 protein: MNDSQSTSNVQFVRENPNIITCLLPAYNESKNLPQVVQEAYDFLKDYCNEVEILIVDDGSADETVETAKKLSQEYPISLVKLSRNFGKEIAISAGLDKARGDVVILMDSDGQHPLSVVEQFIHHWREGYDMVYGVRDNREDESLPKRAFTKVYYSLLNRISDVHIHPDAGDFRLMGRNVVEALKQLPERTRMMKGLYAWVGFKTKSVTFEVIDRLSGTSSFRFRDLTSLAMTGLTSFSSIPLKIWMVIGAAISAFSFGYGILIMLRTLIFGSDVPGWPTLTIAIFFLGGIQLLSIGIMGDYLARVFSEVKKRPLYIVEEYQQSKDERDETESTKES; this comes from the coding sequence ATGAACGACTCACAAAGCACCTCAAACGTACAATTTGTCCGTGAGAACCCGAATATCATTACTTGCTTATTACCAGCGTATAATGAATCCAAAAACTTACCTCAGGTTGTTCAAGAAGCATACGACTTTCTAAAAGATTACTGCAATGAAGTTGAGATCCTAATTGTGGATGATGGCAGTGCTGACGAAACGGTCGAGACTGCTAAGAAGCTATCTCAAGAGTATCCAATTTCACTGGTGAAATTATCGCGTAACTTCGGCAAAGAAATCGCCATCAGTGCCGGTCTTGATAAAGCTCGCGGTGACGTTGTTATTTTAATGGATTCCGACGGTCAACATCCGTTATCTGTCGTGGAACAATTCATCCATCATTGGCGTGAAGGCTACGATATGGTTTACGGTGTACGTGATAACCGTGAAGATGAATCTCTGCCAAAACGAGCATTTACCAAAGTATATTACAGCCTGCTAAATCGTATTTCTGATGTTCACATTCATCCCGATGCGGGTGATTTTCGCCTTATGGGACGAAATGTTGTTGAGGCATTAAAACAACTGCCTGAACGTACTCGTATGATGAAAGGCTTATACGCCTGGGTTGGCTTTAAAACCAAATCGGTCACTTTTGAAGTCATCGACCGACTCAGTGGCACCAGTAGCTTCCGCTTCCGAGATTTAACCTCATTAGCGATGACAGGGTTAACCTCATTCAGTAGCATTCCTCTAAAAATTTGGATGGTTATTGGCGCCGCAATCTCAGCGTTCTCCTTTGGCTACGGCATTCTGATTATGCTAAGAACCTTGATTTTCGGTTCAGATGTCCCGGGTTGGCCAACACTGACCATTGCCATCTTCTTTCTAGGTGGCATTCAATTGCTGTCTATCGGTATCATGGGTGACTATTTAGCCCGAGTGTTCTCTGAAGTTAAGAAACGTCCCCTTTATATCGTTGAAGAATACCAACAAAGTAAAGACGAACGTGACGAGACGGAATCGACGAAAGAATCTTAA
- a CDS encoding YfbU family protein: MEMTDAQRLILSNQYYLMSRLTPDNSEKYQRLQIIVERGYGLQMQELNKEFGCITEDECREIINIMEMYHAMQESNKMLDEAERSNVDQRRLIFLGFDIASEAQQVNYVRFLIDSEGLYAQFEKGDHHFNAQMPMLDKYRRMLAAWQDCPRQYHLSAAEFKQIFNA; encoded by the coding sequence ATGGAAATGACTGACGCTCAACGTCTGATCCTTTCGAATCAATATTACTTGATGTCACGATTAACCCCGGACAATTCAGAAAAGTATCAACGTCTACAAATCATTGTAGAGCGTGGTTATGGGCTGCAAATGCAAGAACTCAACAAAGAGTTCGGTTGCATCACTGAAGATGAATGTCGTGAGATCATCAACATCATGGAGATGTATCACGCGATGCAAGAGTCTAACAAGATGTTAGATGAAGCAGAACGCAGCAACGTAGATCAACGTCGACTAATCTTCTTAGGTTTTGATATTGCATCTGAAGCTCAACAAGTGAATTACGTTCGTTTTCTTATCGATTCTGAAGGTCTTTACGCGCAGTTTGAAAAAGGTGACCACCATTTCAATGCACAAATGCCGATGCTAGATAAGTATCGTCGTATGTTAGCAGCTTGGCAGGACTGTCCTCGCCAGTACCACCTGTCTGCAGCTGAGTTTAAACAAATATTCAATGCTTAA
- a CDS encoding methyl-accepting chemotaxis protein, translated as MKNMNLSQKQKSFVYLGLLIIGFLSLAWYTVSAIEKVGEEYQHSNEISSGAYEVRQTQVQLLQLISHLDDMTADQVSSAKQTSDKIYELIKVNRIFLESVGVTTDGQKLEVAVADYRAALVPWLDIRAEVGFNIDDGKLGGMNLLTKKIEEKILETGMVSINSDFQNMVKMQQTYLLQPNEKNLKLFNRSLAMFENMSNSYAMLDLYEKELEQFKQDFMRVSELSEQLIQVEETLFSQQDSVKNLIHDISGKLGEISESYQISASEKSTQTELSVLIACVVLAMVTLLIFVTLNRSISRSVAAVSHVLEGMSNGDLSQRMKTTTNSKDEFNRLAIAINQTCENLGLLVKGVQDSSHALSENATQLNVGVDGLAKNQSDVVHQTQVLASATEEVSVTTQEVSNSLELVVQVTETSSSSAQEGGIVITEAIKSLADVATVLTNAAGNIKRLEEASAKVDSVMDIINGIAEQTNLLALNAAIEAARAGEQGRGFAVVADEVRNLAVRTVDAVGEISGTIETMKKESSEVIGSIAQCEGSIEKGQAKGQEAIDALDSITGKVSEVNHQTEVIFNSIRELATTSQSMADSMSQISGSMASIETSNGQLRETSGRVEERSNRLSQDCEQFKL; from the coding sequence ATGAAAAATATGAATTTGTCGCAGAAGCAAAAATCGTTTGTTTATTTGGGTCTCCTCATCATTGGATTCCTCTCTTTGGCCTGGTATACCGTATCTGCAATTGAAAAAGTAGGTGAGGAGTACCAGCATAGTAACGAAATTTCGTCCGGAGCCTATGAGGTCAGGCAAACTCAGGTTCAATTGTTACAATTGATCAGCCATCTTGATGATATGACAGCAGATCAAGTGTCTAGTGCTAAGCAAACCAGTGACAAAATCTATGAGCTTATTAAAGTGAATAGAATTTTTCTTGAATCTGTTGGGGTAACGACTGACGGGCAGAAGCTTGAAGTTGCTGTTGCAGATTATCGAGCGGCACTGGTGCCTTGGTTAGATATTAGAGCGGAAGTTGGTTTTAATATCGATGACGGCAAACTGGGTGGTATGAACCTACTGACTAAAAAAATTGAAGAAAAAATACTTGAAACCGGGATGGTGAGTATTAATTCAGATTTCCAAAATATGGTGAAGATGCAACAAACTTATTTACTTCAACCTAATGAGAAAAACCTTAAATTGTTTAATCGCTCGCTTGCGATGTTTGAAAACATGTCTAACAGTTATGCGATGTTGGACTTATACGAAAAAGAGTTAGAACAATTTAAGCAAGACTTCATGCGGGTGAGTGAATTATCCGAACAGCTTATTCAGGTCGAAGAGACCCTTTTCTCCCAACAAGATAGTGTGAAGAACCTTATCCATGATATCTCTGGAAAGTTGGGGGAAATCAGTGAATCTTATCAAATATCCGCGTCTGAGAAGTCTACCCAAACAGAATTGTCGGTGCTGATCGCCTGTGTTGTGTTGGCAATGGTTACCTTGCTCATTTTTGTCACGCTTAATCGGTCTATTTCGCGCTCCGTCGCGGCCGTTTCTCATGTGTTGGAAGGCATGTCGAATGGTGATCTTTCACAGCGAATGAAGACAACAACAAACAGTAAGGACGAGTTTAATCGCTTGGCCATCGCCATTAATCAAACTTGTGAGAATTTAGGCCTGCTAGTTAAAGGCGTACAAGATAGCAGCCACGCACTATCAGAAAATGCAACGCAGCTAAATGTTGGCGTGGATGGTTTGGCAAAAAATCAAAGCGACGTTGTGCATCAAACGCAAGTTTTAGCGTCTGCAACTGAAGAGGTCAGTGTCACAACCCAAGAGGTATCAAACAGTTTGGAGTTGGTGGTACAGGTAACAGAAACATCAAGTAGTTCGGCTCAAGAAGGAGGCATTGTCATCACCGAGGCGATCAAATCGTTAGCGGATGTAGCAACTGTTTTGACTAATGCTGCGGGTAACATTAAGCGTTTGGAAGAAGCTTCTGCGAAGGTAGATTCAGTTATGGATATTATCAATGGCATAGCAGAGCAAACGAATTTATTGGCGTTGAACGCAGCAATAGAAGCGGCAAGGGCAGGCGAGCAGGGAAGAGGCTTTGCGGTTGTTGCCGATGAAGTGAGAAATCTGGCAGTTAGAACGGTAGATGCGGTAGGTGAAATCTCTGGCACGATAGAAACAATGAAAAAAGAAAGCTCTGAGGTTATTGGTTCTATTGCACAATGTGAGGGCTCGATAGAAAAAGGCCAAGCGAAAGGGCAAGAAGCGATCGACGCATTAGACTCTATAACGGGTAAAGTGTCGGAAGTTAACCATCAAACCGAAGTTATTTTTAATTCAATTAGAGAGCTCGCAACAACCAGTCAATCAATGGCCGATAGTATGTCGCAGATATCGGGGTCGATGGCATCAATTGAAACTAGTAATGGGCAACTTAGAGAGACCAGTGGTCGGGTAGAAGAGCGTTCAAATCGACTCAGTCAGGATTGTGAACAGTTTAAGTTGTGA
- a CDS encoding PrkA family serine protein kinase: protein MSIFDHYQARYEAAKDEELSLQDFLSLCREDKSAYANAAERLLLAIGEPEIIDTAQDPTLSRIFSNRVISRYETFKDFYGMEDAIEQIVSYLKHASQGLEERKQILYLLGPVGGGKSSLAEKLKALMEKMPIYVLSADGVRSPVNDHPFCLFDVNEDGELLKSEYGIQKRYVRSTMSPWAAKRLHEFGGDISKFKVVKVRPSILDQKGIAKTEPGDENNQDISSLVGKVDIRQLEHFSQDDPDAYSYSGALCRANQGLMEFVEMFKAPIKVLHPLLTATQEGNYNGTEGLSALPFDGMILAHSNESEWQTFRNNKNNEAFLDRVYIVKVPYCLRVSEEIKIYQKLLEHSELSLAPCSPSTLETLAQFSILSRLKDPENSSIFSKMRVYDGETLKDTDPKAKSYQEYRDFAGVDEGMAGLSTRFAFKILSRVFNFDQSEVAANPVHLFYVIEQQVEREQFPQEVGERYLEFLKGYLVPKYVEFIGKEIQTAYLESYSEYGQNIFDRYVTYADFWIQDQEYRDPDTGQLFDRGALNNELEKIEKTAGISNPKDFRNEIVNFVLRAKANNNGHNPVWTSYEKLRTVIEKKMFSNTEELLPVISFNGKTSTDDQKKHDDFVARMMEKGYTKKQVRLLSEWYLRVRKSS from the coding sequence ATGAGCATTTTTGACCACTACCAGGCTCGCTACGAAGCAGCCAAGGATGAAGAACTTTCACTTCAGGATTTCTTATCACTTTGTCGAGAAGACAAAAGCGCTTATGCGAACGCGGCAGAACGTTTGCTACTCGCAATCGGTGAGCCAGAAATCATAGACACCGCACAAGATCCAACATTAAGCCGAATTTTTTCCAACCGAGTCATTTCCCGCTACGAGACGTTCAAAGATTTTTACGGTATGGAAGATGCGATCGAACAAATCGTTTCCTACCTAAAACACGCCTCGCAAGGGTTAGAAGAACGAAAACAAATCCTTTATCTATTAGGCCCAGTAGGCGGCGGTAAGTCGTCATTAGCTGAAAAGCTCAAAGCCCTAATGGAGAAAATGCCGATCTACGTGTTGTCTGCTGACGGCGTTCGTAGCCCGGTGAATGATCATCCATTCTGCTTGTTTGACGTCAACGAAGATGGCGAATTACTAAAATCTGAATACGGCATTCAAAAACGTTATGTACGTTCAACCATGTCTCCTTGGGCTGCAAAAAGGCTACACGAGTTTGGTGGTGATATTTCGAAGTTCAAAGTCGTTAAAGTACGCCCTTCGATTCTAGACCAAAAAGGGATAGCCAAAACTGAACCTGGTGATGAAAACAACCAAGACATTTCTTCACTCGTAGGTAAAGTTGATATCCGCCAATTGGAACATTTTTCTCAAGACGATCCTGACGCATACAGCTATTCCGGCGCTTTATGTCGAGCAAACCAAGGTTTGATGGAGTTCGTAGAGATGTTCAAAGCGCCAATTAAGGTGTTGCATCCACTGCTTACAGCAACGCAGGAAGGAAACTACAACGGCACCGAAGGGCTTTCCGCGTTGCCATTTGATGGCATGATTTTAGCTCACTCAAACGAATCAGAGTGGCAAACGTTCCGTAACAACAAAAACAATGAAGCTTTCTTAGATCGTGTTTACATTGTTAAGGTGCCCTACTGTCTTCGTGTCTCTGAAGAGATCAAGATTTATCAAAAGCTACTTGAACACAGTGAATTGTCTCTGGCTCCATGCTCACCAAGCACATTAGAGACATTGGCTCAATTCAGTATTCTTTCTCGACTTAAAGATCCTGAAAATTCATCAATTTTCTCCAAGATGAGAGTCTATGATGGAGAAACCCTCAAAGACACCGATCCTAAAGCCAAAAGCTATCAGGAGTATCGTGATTTTGCAGGGGTAGACGAAGGCATGGCAGGGCTTTCTACTCGTTTCGCCTTTAAGATCCTGTCTCGGGTATTCAACTTTGATCAGTCTGAAGTGGCCGCTAACCCCGTGCATCTGTTTTATGTCATAGAACAGCAAGTCGAACGTGAACAGTTTCCACAAGAAGTTGGCGAACGTTATTTAGAGTTTTTGAAAGGCTATTTGGTACCAAAATACGTCGAGTTTATTGGGAAAGAAATCCAAACTGCCTATTTAGAATCTTACTCTGAATACGGTCAGAACATCTTTGATCGCTACGTCACCTATGCCGATTTCTGGATTCAAGATCAAGAATATCGAGATCCAGATACCGGCCAGTTGTTTGACCGTGGCGCATTAAACAACGAATTAGAGAAAATCGAAAAAACCGCTGGTATCAGTAATCCGAAGGATTTCCGAAATGAAATCGTTAACTTTGTATTGCGTGCTAAAGCAAATAATAACGGACACAATCCAGTTTGGACCAGCTACGAAAAACTGAGAACAGTGATAGAGAAAAAAATGTTCTCAAATACTGAAGAGCTGCTCCCGGTCATTTCGTTTAATGGTAAAACGTCGACCGATGATCAGAAAAAACACGACGACTTTGTCGCTCGTATGATGGAAAAAGGCTACACCAAGAAACAAGTGCGCTTGTTGTCTGAATGGTATTTACGAGTGAGAAAATCATCCTAG
- a CDS encoding SpoVR family protein: protein MTTTKTKNKMLPDGPDWTFDLLDDYHKEIKRVAEHYRLDAYPNQIEVITAEQMMDAYSSIGMPINYHHWSFGKKFIQTEQNYKHGQMGLAYEIVINSDPCIAYLMEENTITMQALVMAHACYGHNSFFKGNYLFQTWTDASSIVDYLLFARNYITECETKHGVDEVEKLLDSCHALMNYGVDRYKRPEKISIVEEKARQESREAYLQSQVNDLWKTVPRSEEKEAQERPRFPSEPQENILYFIEKHAPLLEPWQREVVRIVRKISQYFYPQKQTQVMNEGWATFWHYTILNHLYDEGLVSDKFMLEFLHSHTSVVAQPAYNSPYFSGINPYALGFAMFQDIRRMCEEPTEEDKLWFPEIAGSNWLDTLHFAMANFKDESFISQYLSPKLMRDFKLFSIKDDDRKNYIEISEIHNESGYKIVREKLAAQYNLSNLEPNIQVWNVDVRGDRSLILQYVPQNRVPLHKSYPEVLKHLHRLWGFDVILQQENETGGNEILGTCPDKERYSSGI from the coding sequence ATGACGACAACTAAAACTAAAAACAAAATGCTGCCCGACGGACCGGACTGGACGTTCGACTTGCTAGATGATTATCACAAAGAAATTAAACGGGTTGCAGAACATTACCGTTTGGATGCTTACCCGAACCAAATCGAAGTGATCACAGCAGAACAGATGATGGACGCGTACTCTAGCATTGGGATGCCTATAAATTATCATCACTGGTCGTTTGGAAAAAAATTCATCCAAACGGAGCAGAACTACAAACATGGCCAAATGGGGTTAGCCTATGAAATAGTGATCAACTCCGATCCTTGTATTGCTTACCTGATGGAAGAAAACACCATCACAATGCAGGCGTTAGTGATGGCTCATGCCTGCTACGGCCATAACTCTTTCTTTAAAGGCAATTATCTGTTTCAAACTTGGACCGATGCCAGCTCTATTGTCGACTACCTTTTGTTTGCTCGTAATTACATTACTGAGTGCGAAACCAAACATGGTGTCGATGAGGTAGAAAAACTGCTCGATTCTTGTCACGCCCTGATGAACTATGGCGTCGACCGTTATAAGCGCCCTGAAAAGATATCCATCGTTGAAGAAAAAGCACGCCAGGAATCAAGAGAAGCCTACCTGCAATCTCAAGTCAATGACCTATGGAAAACCGTACCACGTTCAGAAGAAAAAGAAGCTCAAGAGCGTCCTCGCTTTCCCAGTGAGCCGCAAGAAAATATTCTCTACTTTATCGAAAAACACGCCCCTCTTCTGGAGCCTTGGCAGCGTGAGGTCGTAAGAATTGTTCGTAAAATCAGTCAATACTTTTACCCGCAAAAACAAACTCAAGTAATGAATGAAGGCTGGGCAACCTTCTGGCACTACACCATATTGAATCACTTGTATGATGAAGGATTGGTGTCAGATAAATTCATGTTGGAATTTCTACACAGTCACACCAGTGTGGTAGCCCAACCCGCCTACAACAGCCCGTATTTTAGTGGTATTAACCCCTATGCACTCGGGTTTGCCATGTTCCAAGACATTCGCCGTATGTGTGAAGAACCCACCGAAGAAGATAAACTTTGGTTTCCTGAAATAGCTGGCAGCAATTGGTTGGATACCCTGCATTTTGCTATGGCAAACTTTAAAGATGAAAGCTTCATTAGCCAATACCTATCCCCTAAGCTAATGAGAGACTTTAAATTGTTTTCTATTAAAGATGACGACCGAAAAAATTACATAGAAATAAGTGAAATACATAATGAGTCTGGTTACAAAATTGTGCGAGAAAAGCTAGCCGCTCAATACAACTTAAGCAACTTGGAGCCCAACATACAAGTATGGAATGTGGATGTCAGAGGCGACCGTTCTTTAATACTGCAGTACGTCCCTCAAAATAGAGTTCCCCTACATAAAAGTTACCCTGAAGTGCTCAAACACCTGCACCGCCTATGGGGGTTTGATGTCATTTTACAGCAAGAAAATGAAACCGGGGGCAACGAAATACTCGGCACTTGCCCAGATAAAGAAAGGTACAGCAGTGGGATATAA
- a CDS encoding lipid A deacylase LpxR family protein yields the protein MLHKLSMTLRWSASVGVLLCSAAQADTTISVHLDNDGMLGTDKDYSNGLFLDVQSKLDGAPLRWLEKADAEYYMGVSLSQKIWTPSDVSQVEPTPNDRPYAGLSYLSTRLSIRAPQEYQNIELMLGTMGEQSLASISQRWVHDLIGSPRPEGWQYQVEEPLVWGASYQQHNTVFNRDTDSNSNELTWINRAQIGNFQPEIASGVLWRYGDNLAATFGSTAISYAQPNQTLYAPKDQIGYYYFAGIEARYRFKDLTLSGATPPEVYPVSIQHWQSTAQIGAVGYYQGLGIAFTIVAKSPDYKEDQQNLHAATSLSLFWML from the coding sequence GTGTTACACAAATTATCGATGACGCTTCGATGGTCAGCCAGCGTAGGGGTTTTATTGTGTTCTGCAGCTCAAGCAGATACCACCATCAGCGTACATTTAGATAACGACGGAATGCTAGGAACGGATAAAGACTATTCCAATGGATTGTTTTTAGATGTGCAAAGCAAGCTAGATGGCGCACCGCTGCGTTGGCTTGAAAAAGCCGATGCTGAATATTATATGGGCGTCTCTTTAAGCCAAAAAATCTGGACTCCGAGTGATGTGAGTCAAGTTGAGCCTACCCCTAACGATCGACCATATGCTGGGTTATCTTACTTATCAACCAGACTCTCAATTAGAGCACCGCAAGAGTATCAAAATATTGAACTCATGCTGGGTACCATGGGCGAACAATCTTTAGCGTCAATATCTCAACGATGGGTTCATGACCTGATCGGCTCACCACGCCCCGAAGGTTGGCAATATCAAGTTGAAGAACCATTGGTATGGGGTGCCAGTTACCAACAACATAATACCGTATTCAACCGCGACACCGATTCAAATAGCAATGAATTAACATGGATAAATCGAGCACAGATTGGCAATTTTCAACCTGAAATAGCATCCGGTGTTTTATGGCGATATGGTGATAATTTGGCAGCGACGTTTGGGTCAACGGCCATCAGTTACGCTCAACCCAATCAAACCTTGTATGCCCCAAAAGATCAAATTGGCTACTACTACTTTGCGGGTATAGAGGCTCGCTATCGATTTAAGGATTTGACCCTAAGCGGCGCAACGCCACCAGAAGTGTACCCGGTTTCAATCCAACACTGGCAAAGCACAGCTCAAATCGGCGCCGTCGGTTACTACCAAGGGCTGGGCATCGCGTTTACAATCGTCGCCAAGTCTCCTGACTATAAAGAAGATCAACAGAACCTTCATGCCGCGACTTCGTTATCCCTTTTTTGGATGTTGTAA